The following proteins are co-located in the Frigidibacter mobilis genome:
- a CDS encoding quinone oxidoreductase family protein, with amino-acid sequence MTGAMMKAIRLHGHGGPEVLTYESVPVPQPAAGEVVIRTRATGVNFADTIRRRGGTYAVPTPLPYLLGGEAVGIVEAVGEGADPGLVGRRVLVFPGQGSYAEFVAAPEIRVYPLPDTLPDAEALALFVQGLTAALILKKHVRMDKSDTVLVQAAAGGVGSIAIQLARHYGAAKVIGCASSEEKRALVLSLGADAAVDYSRAGWGEEVRTLTGGKGVDVVMEVTGGEVAATSFALLKTFGRVCAYGLTSEDRWQIDTQNLCPKCAFVSGFWLRQYLDDKPLILAELDELARLVASGALKIQIGGRFRLSDAVSAHQALETRASMGKLILVPDALFS; translated from the coding sequence ATGACCGGCGCGATGATGAAGGCGATTCGGCTGCATGGCCACGGCGGCCCTGAAGTACTGACTTACGAGAGCGTTCCCGTGCCGCAACCTGCCGCGGGCGAGGTGGTGATCCGTACCCGGGCCACCGGCGTGAATTTTGCCGACACCATCCGCCGGCGCGGCGGCACTTACGCCGTGCCGACCCCGCTGCCCTATCTGCTTGGCGGTGAGGCCGTGGGCATCGTCGAGGCGGTCGGTGAGGGTGCGGATCCCGGCCTTGTGGGGCGCCGGGTGCTCGTTTTCCCGGGTCAGGGCAGCTATGCCGAGTTCGTGGCGGCCCCTGAAATCCGCGTCTACCCACTGCCCGATACGTTGCCCGACGCCGAGGCGCTGGCGCTGTTTGTCCAGGGCCTTACAGCTGCGCTGATCCTGAAGAAGCATGTGCGCATGGACAAGAGCGACACCGTGCTGGTGCAGGCCGCGGCTGGCGGCGTGGGTTCGATTGCCATCCAGCTTGCGCGCCATTACGGCGCCGCAAAGGTGATCGGATGCGCAAGCAGCGAAGAAAAGCGCGCCCTGGTCCTTTCGCTTGGCGCGGATGCCGCCGTCGATTACAGCCGCGCCGGCTGGGGCGAAGAGGTGCGCACGCTGACAGGCGGAAAAGGCGTCGATGTGGTGATGGAGGTCACCGGCGGGGAGGTGGCCGCGACATCGTTCGCGTTGCTCAAGACATTTGGCCGGGTCTGTGCCTACGGTCTGACCAGCGAGGATCGCTGGCAGATCGACACCCAGAACCTGTGCCCCAAATGTGCCTTCGTCTCCGGCTTCTGGCTCAGGCAATATCTGGACGACAAGCCGCTGATCTTGGCCGAGTTGGACGAACTGGCGAGGTTGGTGGCCAGCGGTGCGCTCAAGATCCAGATTGGCGGGCGCTTTCGCCTGTCGGATGCCGTCTCGGCCCATCAGGCGCTTGAGACCCGCGCCTCGATGGGCAAGCTCATACTGGTGCCTGACGCCCTGTTTTCGTGA
- a CDS encoding dienelactone hydrolase family protein produces the protein MCHDKSDPGFPGHASITETFLSIDTLDGPLQASLFMPQGAPRGCVLVASDMFGRSPFYRMLGKRLAAEGYVALVPELFSRLWPVADGDDKAGIARIMAFDRRVAMRDLQAMIAHIRLQHPERGLAVMGFCIGGALAVSLASRAAFEATVLFYATLSPRPATELSPFVPLDDLAGCGTPLLAFWGDSDEFVPAEVIDAARDGIARSGQPHDIVVLPGQGHAFLTFDPAEPEYAASQQSWRQTLGFLDTHLGARENPLQPRVAR, from the coding sequence ATGTGCCACGATAAATCTGATCCCGGATTTCCGGGACACGCCTCGATCACCGAGACGTTTCTTTCCATCGATACGCTCGACGGCCCGTTGCAGGCCTCGCTGTTCATGCCGCAGGGCGCGCCGCGTGGCTGTGTGTTGGTGGCAAGCGACATGTTCGGGCGCAGCCCTTTCTATCGTATGCTGGGCAAGCGCCTGGCGGCAGAGGGGTATGTTGCCCTGGTGCCGGAACTGTTCTCTCGGCTCTGGCCCGTCGCGGATGGTGACGACAAGGCCGGAATCGCCCGCATCATGGCCTTCGACCGCCGGGTGGCGATGCGCGACCTTCAGGCCATGATTGCCCATATTCGGCTGCAACACCCCGAACGGGGGCTTGCCGTGATGGGCTTTTGCATCGGCGGCGCGCTGGCTGTGTCCCTGGCGTCCCGCGCGGCTTTCGAGGCTACGGTGCTGTTCTATGCGACGCTCTCCCCCAGGCCGGCCACCGAGCTGTCGCCCTTTGTGCCGCTTGATGACCTTGCCGGCTGCGGCACGCCGCTGCTGGCCTTCTGGGGTGACAGCGATGAGTTCGTTCCGGCAGAAGTGATCGACGCGGCGCGCGATGGCATCGCGCGCTCGGGCCAGCCGCATGACATTGTGGTTTTGCCCGGTCAAGGGCATGCCTTCCTGACGTTCGACCCGGCAGAGCCGGAATACGCGGCCTCCCAGCAAAGCTGGAGGCAGACACTCGGGTTCCTCGATACGCACCTTGGGGCGCGCGAGAACCCGCTTCAACCGAGGGTGGCCCGATGA
- a CDS encoding alpha/beta fold hydrolase, whose amino-acid sequence MMGPTDLGYPDGTERTVEIVPGAALRCWDSGGRGAAVIFAHPHTGNHLSWGAQAAAFAAHGFRVIAFSRRGYLGSTPLLDAGEATQADDVAALLDRLDIAAAHFVGVAAGGATVLDVALSHPGRTLSVAAASSLMGFDDPDFRSRLTVLKESWFRALPHEARELGASFRAFCPQEVERWRGIFAMNPPLAAPKEGRMLQQPLRSEIDYEGLNRYGGPILLATGAADPYMPPRLLRHVAERVPDAQVHVFEQAAHAPHVETSDEFNRVIGGFIARIP is encoded by the coding sequence ATGATGGGACCAACCGACCTAGGCTACCCCGACGGGACAGAGCGGACAGTCGAAATCGTGCCCGGGGCCGCGCTGCGCTGCTGGGACTCGGGCGGGCGCGGCGCCGCCGTGATATTCGCCCATCCGCATACTGGAAACCATCTTTCGTGGGGGGCGCAAGCCGCGGCCTTTGCGGCGCACGGGTTTCGGGTCATCGCCTTTTCGCGGCGGGGCTATCTCGGCTCTACGCCACTGCTCGACGCAGGCGAGGCGACGCAGGCCGACGATGTTGCCGCACTCCTTGACCGCCTGGACATCGCCGCCGCCCATTTCGTCGGCGTTGCGGCGGGTGGCGCGACCGTGCTCGATGTCGCGTTGAGTCATCCGGGCAGAACGCTGTCTGTTGCTGCGGCGTCCAGTCTGATGGGCTTTGACGACCCCGATTTCCGCTCGCGCCTGACGGTGCTGAAGGAAAGCTGGTTTCGGGCCCTGCCGCATGAGGCCCGCGAGCTTGGCGCCTCGTTCCGGGCCTTCTGCCCGCAGGAGGTGGAAAGGTGGCGCGGCATTTTCGCAATGAACCCGCCGCTGGCCGCGCCAAAGGAAGGGAGGATGCTGCAACAGCCGCTCCGGTCCGAGATAGATTATGAGGGGCTCAACCGCTATGGCGGGCCGATCCTGCTGGCGACAGGTGCGGCCGATCCCTACATGCCGCCGCGATTGCTGCGTCATGTCGCCGAACGCGTGCCAGACGCGCAGGTCCATGTTTTCGAGCAAGCCGCCCATGCGCCGCATGTCGAGACGTCCGATGAGTTCAACCGCGTGATCGGCGGTTTCATCGCCCGGATACCCTGA
- a CDS encoding ABC transporter substrate binding protein, whose protein sequence is MSGSEAPRHLWLFTYAAVEAFHTDMMDLAQSALAELGWAEGPGLQIHRAFGNRDYRQTAALAAAIVAEQPDVLLSFMTNATLALLEAGAACPIVTWSMDMAGGPGGGGVLPPNLTGISFSPTFQQDQLRLLRGLKPDLARVGHLHNPGYAIAQPALERMTEAAKVLGIDLRAYTCTSAEDLVATLARMAAEGRQAVTVGPHEMFNANGAAISAAALAQGLPAIGLESLALADGVAGFAPDFPAIWRRGAAQAACLLAGTPPAMIPVDLSIPPRLVLNLRTCRLLGLTVPEEVLARADRLVR, encoded by the coding sequence ATGAGCGGCTCCGAAGCGCCCCGGCATCTGTGGCTGTTCACCTATGCGGCGGTCGAAGCCTTTCACACCGATATGATGGATCTGGCCCAATCGGCGCTGGCCGAGCTTGGCTGGGCCGAGGGGCCGGGGCTGCAGATCCACCGGGCCTTCGGCAATCGGGACTACCGGCAGACGGCCGCTCTGGCGGCTGCCATCGTCGCCGAGCAGCCCGATGTGCTGCTGTCCTTCATGACCAATGCGACGCTTGCCCTGCTGGAGGCGGGCGCCGCTTGCCCAATCGTGACATGGTCGATGGACATGGCGGGTGGCCCGGGCGGTGGCGGAGTGCTGCCGCCCAACCTGACCGGCATCTCGTTTTCCCCGACGTTCCAGCAAGACCAGCTTCGCCTGCTGCGCGGGCTGAAGCCGGATCTGGCGCGGGTCGGGCACCTGCACAACCCCGGCTATGCCATCGCCCAACCGGCGCTTGAGCGGATGACGGAGGCCGCCAAGGTGCTTGGCATCGACCTGCGCGCCTATACCTGCACCTCGGCGGAGGATCTGGTGGCCACGCTCGCCAGAATGGCGGCCGAGGGCAGGCAGGCGGTCACGGTCGGGCCCCACGAGATGTTCAACGCCAACGGCGCTGCGATTTCTGCCGCAGCACTGGCGCAAGGATTGCCGGCCATCGGGCTGGAATCTCTGGCTCTGGCCGATGGGGTTGCGGGGTTTGCACCCGATTTTCCGGCGATCTGGCGGCGCGGCGCCGCCCAGGCGGCGTGCCTGCTTGCCGGGACACCCCCCGCGATGATCCCGGTCGATCTGTCAATCCCGCCGAGGCTGGTTCTGAACCTGCGCACCTGCCGCCTGCTTGGCCTGACCGTGCCCGAGGAGGTGCTGGCGCGCGCGGACCGTCTGGTCAGATAG
- a CDS encoding FAD-dependent monooxygenase: MILEALAEHPNVEILWKTDLTGMKQDDDGVTLQLESPDAGVSELRVDWLIGTDGARSTVRKLAGLEFEGFTWDQQIIATNIRIDLESYGYARSLLLADDRYGAVVAMIDNEKLWRCAFSAPASAPSESVLQGIAETLPRILPEVADGYELEHHSVYRVHQRAASEFRKGRVLLAGDAAHATNPAGGFGLTTGFMDIFVLYEALAAVIKGSAAQDVLDGYAHERRKVFLDHTSPQATRLMKLIFAGEGLEEGMERFRLIASDETARLRYSAFAANLETPSLITGKRLNMPITA, from the coding sequence GTGATCCTCGAAGCGCTGGCCGAGCATCCGAATGTAGAGATTCTCTGGAAAACCGACCTGACCGGGATGAAGCAGGACGATGATGGCGTGACGCTGCAGCTGGAAAGCCCGGATGCCGGCGTCTCGGAGCTGCGGGTGGATTGGCTGATCGGCACGGATGGCGCCCGCAGTACGGTGCGCAAACTGGCTGGCCTGGAGTTCGAGGGCTTCACCTGGGACCAGCAGATCATCGCCACCAATATCCGTATCGACCTAGAATCCTATGGCTATGCCCGGTCGCTGCTTCTGGCAGATGACCGCTATGGCGCTGTCGTGGCGATGATTGACAACGAAAAGCTGTGGCGCTGTGCATTCTCTGCCCCAGCTTCCGCGCCATCCGAGAGCGTGCTGCAAGGCATCGCCGAGACCTTGCCCCGCATCCTTCCAGAGGTGGCCGATGGTTATGAACTGGAGCATCATTCCGTGTACCGGGTTCACCAGCGGGCAGCGTCGGAGTTTCGCAAGGGCCGCGTCCTGCTGGCTGGGGATGCTGCCCACGCGACCAACCCCGCGGGCGGGTTCGGCCTGACCACGGGTTTCATGGATATCTTCGTGCTCTACGAAGCCCTGGCGGCGGTCATCAAGGGCAGCGCTGCACAGGATGTTCTGGATGGCTACGCGCATGAGCGTCGGAAGGTGTTTCTCGACCATACCTCGCCGCAGGCGACACGGCTGATGAAGCTCATCTTTGCGGGAGAGGGTCTGGAAGAGGGGATGGAACGGTTCCGCCTGATCGCTTCCGACGAGACCGCCCGGCTGCGGTACTCCGCCTTCGCCGCCAATCTCGAGACGCCATCGCTGATAACGGGCAAGCGGCTCAACATGCCCATAACCGCATGA
- a CDS encoding FAD-dependent oxidoreductase, protein MKKSPVGIVGAGPVGLLCALGLARSGVECVLIERESGVADSPRAIAHHWSTLPGLDALGVLDTCFDRGFRKNDFAVKSYKTGEEIRWTLDVLNGRAKFPYNLYLPSTRLGR, encoded by the coding sequence ATGAAGAAAAGTCCTGTGGGGATCGTGGGGGCAGGACCGGTTGGGTTGCTGTGCGCGCTCGGGCTTGCCCGAAGCGGCGTCGAATGCGTCCTTATCGAGCGCGAGTCCGGCGTCGCGGACAGTCCGCGTGCCATCGCACACCATTGGTCGACCCTGCCCGGGCTGGATGCCCTGGGTGTTCTTGATACCTGCTTTGACCGTGGTTTCAGGAAGAATGATTTCGCGGTGAAGTCTTACAAGACCGGCGAAGAAATACGCTGGACGCTTGACGTGCTGAACGGCCGGGCGAAGTTTCCGTACAATCTCTATCTGCCCAGCACACGCTTGGGCAGGTGA
- a CDS encoding YciI family protein, protein MHQWDDYKLASRNRGLLGLELYAIESTPLVPREEWRRWQADHMAYQEDLERKGVLAFAGPLSDDTGEVVDGVTLSIYRAASMEDARRLAVEDPFHANGGKSWRLRRWLVNGGHVTVSVGLLSKLARVE, encoded by the coding sequence TTGCATCAGTGGGACGACTACAAGCTCGCGTCAAGAAATCGCGGGCTGCTTGGCCTCGAGCTCTATGCGATCGAGTCGACGCCGCTTGTGCCGCGGGAGGAGTGGCGCAGATGGCAGGCCGACCATATGGCCTATCAGGAGGATCTGGAGCGCAAGGGCGTGCTTGCTTTTGCCGGACCGCTCTCGGATGACACGGGCGAGGTTGTCGACGGCGTGACGCTGAGCATCTATCGCGCCGCCTCTATGGAGGATGCGCGCAGGCTGGCGGTCGAGGATCCGTTTCATGCGAACGGGGGCAAGTCGTGGCGGCTACGGCGATGGCTGGTGAATGGCGGCCATGTCACCGTCAGTGTCGGCCTGCTCTCCAAGCTGGCGCGGGTCGAGTGA
- a CDS encoding TRAP transporter substrate-binding protein, translating to MKTMKIALAAGLALTVFGHGVRAQEYTMKMSIPSTSTGVICALVAQNWADKIEERSGGRIKPELYCDSTLSRVGDTVTRVAAGVADAGWDLPNVYGARFAHYSVVGVPGIVTDVEAAARTLSQMDEQGVFPPIDGIKIGSFQIQNSVAIWTHEPLADVTKLDGLKIISGSAQRGEITAAMGGVPLSLKVPEYYQALVKGAGDGLMTNLGPIFDYKFYEIAPNGYKARGGPAFHSRLSTRGGSTLCRKICRPWSPQRWARALPPKALSLSMPMNKVS from the coding sequence ATGAAGACCATGAAGATCGCGTTGGCTGCCGGTTTGGCGCTGACGGTATTTGGGCATGGCGTGCGCGCCCAGGAATACACCATGAAAATGTCCATCCCCTCGACCTCTACCGGGGTTATCTGTGCCTTGGTGGCCCAGAATTGGGCTGACAAGATCGAGGAGCGGTCGGGCGGCCGGATCAAGCCGGAGCTCTATTGCGATTCCACGCTGAGCCGTGTGGGTGATACGGTCACCCGGGTTGCCGCCGGTGTCGCGGATGCCGGATGGGACCTGCCAAACGTCTATGGTGCGCGGTTTGCGCATTACTCCGTGGTTGGGGTACCGGGGATTGTCACCGATGTCGAGGCCGCGGCCCGAACCCTGTCGCAGATGGATGAGCAAGGCGTGTTTCCGCCCATCGACGGGATCAAGATCGGCAGCTTCCAGATTCAGAACAGCGTCGCGATCTGGACGCACGAACCGCTGGCAGACGTGACAAAGCTTGATGGCCTGAAGATCATCTCAGGCTCGGCGCAGCGCGGCGAGATCACGGCGGCGATGGGAGGCGTGCCGCTTTCACTTAAGGTTCCGGAGTATTATCAAGCCCTTGTGAAGGGGGCTGGCGATGGGTTGATGACCAACCTTGGCCCGATATTCGACTACAAGTTCTACGAAATCGCGCCGAACGGCTATAAGGCCCGTGGGGGGCCGGCGTTTCATTCACGTTTGTCAACGAGAGGTGGTTCAACGCTCTGCCGGAAGATCTGCAGGCCGTGGTCGCCTCAACGATGGGCGAGGGCGCTTCCGCCGAAAGCTCTCTCGCTTTCGATGCCCATGAACAAGGTGAGCTGA
- a CDS encoding glutathione S-transferase family protein encodes MSSGAGSAGSARVSGAHAQQAGKGPPQDDDIVPHAGELFRRHPLVAGGSRPPYTITPVNLKAQDHKKPEFLRINPKGKVPALVTERGDVLTEFPAICYWLANMAPAERKLWPDTLIEQTHTLSTLDLIVATLHMRGFTLVRVPQRFHSDPGAQEALSAFGRSEVTAGLDVLDRILGEQDYLAGNFGIADCAAFYCLAWAEPTGIALSPRLAAYLHRLRARPAAQRIRASA; translated from the coding sequence ATGTCCAGCGGAGCCGGATCGGCCGGCTCCGCGCGGGTTTCTGGCGCACACGCGCAGCAAGCAGGAAAAGGGCCTCCCCAAGATGATGACATTGTTCCACACGCCGGGGAGTTGTTCCGACGGCATCCTCTTGTTGCTGGAGGAAGCCGGCCTCCCTACACTATCACCCCGGTGAATCTGAAGGCGCAGGATCACAAGAAGCCCGAATTCCTGAGGATCAACCCCAAGGGCAAGGTTCCGGCGCTGGTGACAGAGCGGGGTGACGTGCTGACCGAATTTCCGGCGATCTGCTATTGGCTTGCCAATATGGCCCCTGCCGAACGCAAGCTATGGCCCGACACTTTGATCGAGCAGACACACACGCTCTCGACGCTCGACCTGATTGTGGCGACTTTGCACATGCGAGGCTTCACACTGGTCCGGGTGCCGCAGAGATTCCACAGCGATCCGGGCGCCCAGGAGGCGCTCAGCGCATTTGGCCGGTCCGAGGTCACAGCTGGCCTCGATGTGCTGGACAGGATTCTGGGCGAGCAAGACTATCTAGCCGGCAACTTCGGCATCGCGGATTGCGCTGCCTTCTATTGCCTCGCCTGGGCCGAGCCAACGGGAATCGCGCTGTCCCCGCGCCTTGCGGCCTATTTGCACCGCCTGCGGGCGCGCCCCGCGGCCCAGCGGATCCGCGCTTCGGCCTGA
- a CDS encoding fumarylacetoacetate hydrolase family protein gives MKFATFSKQGRFGIGVVDGGSIHGWLEDHPAYPGPLETLVASGADALRAAGSEMARQGELFALDSVHIEPPLRRAPKIICVGLNYVDHTSETGFVQPEYPTLFARFSSSLTGPYDRLALSPLSAEFDFEGELAVVIGRGGRHIPKADALNHVIGYSVFNDASYRDYQFKSPQWTAGKNFDETGVFGPYLVTADELPAGCKGLVLETWLNGQSVQHALIDDMVFDVATLIHILSEFMTLEANDIIVSGTPSGVGMARSPKLWMKHGDVVEVEISNVGRIRNTVVAV, from the coding sequence GTGAAGTTTGCGACGTTTTCAAAGCAGGGACGGTTTGGCATTGGCGTCGTTGATGGCGGCTCGATCCACGGATGGCTCGAAGACCACCCTGCCTATCCTGGCCCCCTTGAAACGCTTGTCGCTTCTGGGGCGGATGCCCTGCGTGCAGCCGGGAGCGAGATGGCCCGCCAGGGCGAGCTGTTTGCGCTGGACAGTGTCCATATCGAGCCGCCGCTGCGCCGGGCGCCCAAGATCATCTGCGTCGGGCTGAACTATGTCGATCACACCTCCGAAACAGGTTTCGTGCAGCCCGAATACCCCACCCTCTTCGCGCGCTTTTCCTCCAGTCTGACGGGCCCCTATGACCGCCTGGCGCTGAGCCCGCTGTCGGCGGAGTTCGATTTCGAGGGCGAACTTGCCGTGGTGATCGGGCGGGGCGGCCGTCACATCCCCAAGGCCGATGCCCTGAACCACGTAATTGGCTATTCGGTCTTCAACGATGCGTCGTACCGGGACTATCAGTTCAAATCCCCGCAATGGACCGCCGGCAAGAACTTCGACGAAACGGGGGTATTCGGCCCCTATCTCGTGACTGCAGACGAACTGCCCGCCGGCTGCAAGGGCCTGGTCCTTGAAACGTGGCTCAACGGCCAGTCGGTCCAGCACGCCCTGATCGATGACATGGTCTTCGACGTCGCCACCCTGATTCATATCCTGAGCGAATTCATGACGCTTGAGGCCAATGACATCATCGTTTCGGGAACGCCTTCCGGTGTCGGGATGGCCCGAAGCCCCAAACTCTGGATGAAGCATGGCGATGTGGTCGAGGTCGAGATCAGCAATGTCGGGCGGATCAGGAACACGGTCGTGGCGGTCTGA
- a CDS encoding dihydrodipicolinate synthase family protein, whose protein sequence is MPLLTADAKGVYPISVTPFHPDGRVDFDSLDRVTEFYLSKGATGLTILGMMGEAPKLTQTESRDVAARVIARAGVPVVVGVSAPGLAAITELSAAVMDMGAAGVMIAPPGGVRTDAQISTYFSQAVQAVGDGVPVVLQDYPLATGVQIDPGTIRCIVDALPQIVMLKHEDWPGLAKITALRKAEAAGGRRISILCGNGGLFLPEELGRGADGAMTGFAYPEMLTQVVALCQADQPERAQDIFDAYLPLVRYEQQPGAGLAVRKYVLAKRGAIASEAQRNPGASLPPDAQAEVERMIARLERRLAELG, encoded by the coding sequence ATGCCGCTTTTGACCGCCGACGCCAAAGGCGTCTATCCGATCTCCGTGACGCCGTTCCACCCCGACGGCCGGGTCGATTTTGACAGTCTGGACCGGGTGACGGAGTTCTACCTATCGAAGGGCGCCACCGGGCTGACCATTCTGGGCATGATGGGCGAGGCGCCGAAGCTGACCCAAACAGAATCGCGGGACGTGGCGGCGCGGGTCATCGCCCGCGCCGGTGTGCCGGTGGTCGTCGGCGTGTCGGCGCCGGGGCTGGCGGCGATAACCGAGTTGTCGGCAGCCGTTATGGATATGGGCGCAGCCGGCGTGATGATCGCTCCGCCCGGGGGGGTGCGAACGGATGCGCAGATCAGCACCTATTTTTCCCAAGCGGTGCAGGCTGTGGGCGATGGGGTGCCAGTAGTGCTGCAGGACTATCCGCTTGCGACCGGGGTTCAGATCGATCCGGGGACGATCCGCTGCATCGTTGACGCCTTGCCGCAGATCGTCATGTTGAAACACGAAGATTGGCCGGGTCTGGCCAAGATTACCGCCTTGCGCAAGGCCGAAGCCGCCGGCGGCCGCCGCATTTCCATACTGTGCGGCAATGGGGGGCTGTTTCTGCCCGAGGAACTCGGCCGAGGCGCCGATGGCGCGATGACTGGCTTTGCCTATCCCGAAATGCTGACGCAGGTCGTGGCGCTGTGTCAGGCTGACCAGCCCGAGCGGGCGCAGGACATATTCGACGCCTATCTGCCGCTGGTGCGCTATGAGCAGCAGCCGGGCGCGGGGTTGGCGGTGCGCAAGTATGTACTGGCGAAACGAGGCGCAATCGCGTCCGAGGCGCAGCGCAACCCCGGCGCCTCCCTGCCGCCCGACGCCCAGGCGGAAGTCGAGCGCATGATCGCCCGGTTGGAACGCCGACTGGCCGAGTTGGGGTGA
- a CDS encoding M24 family metallopeptidase has protein sequence MIDLAQEFPGTTRSGRNVALRFTEAEYRARQACTRAALRARGLDAILIFAQESHFYLTGFDTAGYVFFQVGIVTADEEGATSLLTRTPDRRQAETNSLYDEVRIWLNAEDANPAMDLRALLAERGLQGGKVGVEFATYGLTAANGRMVEAALTGFCTLEDASDIVRSQRLVKSPSELNLVRAAGRLADAATMAAIEIARPGVFDTALSGAAVTAMLAGGGDLPSGGPLVNVGPRALFGRGIGGARRIEVQDQVLIELAASACRYHVVVEHTAAVGAVDPRQERQMAVAIEALEKIKEAARPGARLGTLDDIHRATLDGAGFADARYAACGYALGCTFKPTWMDVPPMIYSGNPLVLEPGMVFFVHIMIPDTATGLVAGVGQTFAIGGDGQGPETFSALPLHLWRA, from the coding sequence ATGATCGACCTTGCACAGGAATTTCCCGGCACCACCCGGTCGGGCCGCAACGTCGCGCTTCGCTTCACCGAGGCCGAATATCGCGCTCGTCAGGCCTGCACACGCGCGGCGTTGCGCGCACGCGGGCTCGATGCGATCCTGATCTTTGCGCAGGAAAGCCACTTCTACCTGACCGGGTTCGACACGGCGGGCTATGTATTCTTTCAGGTCGGCATCGTGACCGCGGATGAAGAGGGTGCCACGTCGCTTCTGACGCGCACCCCCGACAGGCGACAGGCCGAAACCAACTCGCTGTATGACGAGGTGCGCATCTGGCTGAACGCCGAGGATGCCAATCCTGCGATGGATCTGCGCGCCCTGCTGGCCGAAAGAGGACTGCAGGGCGGCAAGGTTGGTGTGGAATTCGCAACCTATGGCCTGACCGCTGCAAACGGCCGGATGGTCGAGGCGGCGCTGACCGGATTCTGCACGCTGGAGGATGCGTCGGACATCGTGCGCAGCCAGCGGCTGGTGAAATCTCCATCCGAGTTGAACCTGGTACGCGCTGCCGGCAGGCTGGCCGATGCCGCAACAATGGCTGCCATCGAAATTGCAAGGCCCGGGGTCTTCGACACGGCCCTGTCCGGGGCGGCCGTGACGGCGATGCTTGCGGGTGGGGGCGATCTGCCATCGGGTGGACCACTGGTCAATGTCGGCCCGCGTGCACTGTTCGGGCGCGGCATCGGCGGGGCGCGGCGGATTGAGGTGCAGGATCAGGTGCTGATCGAGCTTGCGGCTTCAGCCTGCCGCTATCATGTGGTTGTGGAGCATACCGCGGCCGTCGGCGCCGTGGACCCACGACAAGAGCGCCAGATGGCCGTTGCCATTGAGGCATTGGAGAAGATCAAAGAAGCTGCACGCCCCGGGGCGCGCCTGGGCACGCTGGACGACATCCATCGTGCCACGCTCGACGGCGCAGGCTTCGCCGATGCCCGCTATGCCGCCTGCGGCTATGCGCTGGGCTGCACTTTCAAGCCCACCTGGATGGATGTGCCGCCGATGATCTACTCTGGCAACCCTTTGGTGCTGGAACCCGGCATGGTGTTCTTTGTCCACATCATGATCCCCGATACCGCGACCGGCCTCGTCGCCGGGGTGGGCCAGACCTTTGCGATCGGGGGCGACGGGCAGGGCCCGGAGACCTTCTCTGCCCTGCCACTGCACCTGTGGCGGGCCTGA